In Flavobacteriales bacterium, the genomic stretch ACGACGTTGAAGCCTTGAATGTGATGGCTTTTGATAATAAGGTAGATGTCACTAAACTATCTTACAACGCTTTTTTACACCTTTTTAAAAAGTACGCCCTACTCAGTTCTGGTTCTGCTTTGGGTGAAAAATGTGGTCCTCTACTGATTGCAAAACAAGATATGATTAAGTCATTTAATGCTCAATCCTTAGTGGCTATTCCTGGTAAATATACTACGGCCAATAGTTTATTTTCATTAGCATTTCCAAACAATACCAATACAAAAGAAATGTTGTTTTCAGAAATAGAAGATGCTGTATTGAAAGGTGAGGTTGATGCTGGCGTTATCATTCATGAAAATCGATTTACCTATCAAGAAAAGGGTTTAGAAAAGCTGATGGACTTAGGAGAATATTGGGAAGAACAAACACAATTACCCATACCTTTGGGTGGCATTGTAGTTTCAAAATCTTTAGATAGTTCTGTACAGAAAAAGATACAACGGGTGTTAAGACGTTCTATAGAGTTCGCTTTTAAGTTTCCACAAGAATCACACGACTATGTTAAACAACACGCTCAAGAGATGGATATTGACGTGATGAATAGTCATATTCAATTGTATGTCAATGAGTATTCACTAGAGCTAGGGAATAAGGGTAGGGAGGCTGTATACTATTTATTCGATAGTAAGGGAATTTCTAAAAATGATTTAGAGATTATCTAGAGTCCTTCTTTAAGCTCTACTAAGAAGCTTCTTATTTCTTTTAATCTTGATATAATTTCAAAATTATTTATAGTATCTTCTTTGTTTTCTTTGAGTTTGTTTTTCGCACCTTCTAGGGTAAATCCTCTCTCTTTGACAAGATGAAATATCAACTTCAGATTTTCAAAATCTGCTGCCGTAAACATTCTATTACCTTTTTTATTTTTTTTAGGTTGAAGGATATCAAACTCCTTTTCCCAAAATCGAACTAGAGAAACGTTGACATTGAGTGTTTTTGACACTTCACCAATGGAGTAATATAATTTTTCTATTGGTTTATCTTTGTAAGGCATTAGTCGAAAGATTGGTTTTCTTGCGAAGAAAGTTCTAGCATACGATCAAACTCTTCTGGTGATAAGTCGTTGTGGAAGTAATAAGCAGGATTAATTTTCTTACCGTCTTTATGGACCTCATAGTGAAGGTGAGGAGCAGTAGATTTTCCACTACTACCAACATATCCTATGATATCACCTCTTTTTACTTTTTGCCCTTTTCTGACTGTATATTTTGTCATATGAGCATATAAAGATTCGTAGCCAAAGCCGTGATTTATCACCACATGATTACCAAATCCTCTTCTACTTTTCTGGACCTTAGCAACTGTACCATTTCCTGTAGCGTAAATAGGGGTGCCTTTAGGTGCCGAAAAATCTACACCATAGTGAAATTTAAGCTTCTTATAATAGGGGTCTATTCTCCTTCCATAACCAGAGGCTATTCGTTTTAACTCTTTGTTCTTGACGGGTTGAATAGCTGGTATAGAAGCCATCATTTCCGACTTTTTTAAAGCCATATCTATGACTTCATCAAAGGATTTAGATTGTATATAAAGTTGCTTAGATATTTGGTCAATTTTCTTAGAAGTGGATATCAATAAATCGGAATTGTTATAGCCTTCTAAATCTTTGTAGCGATTGACACCACCAATACCAGCTTTACGTATGGAGTTAGGTATGGGGTCTGCTTCGAAAATAACACGGTAGATATTATCGTCTCGGTCTTTAATATTTTCTAGTACTGCTGCAAGCTGTACCAAATTTTTATCCATTAATTCATATTCTAGTACTAATTTATCTAATTCCCTTTTTAGCATCTTTTCTTTTGGGCTGTCAAAGAAATTAAAAGCAGCAATAACCATAAGTAGTCCAAAAAAGCTACTAGCAGATAAAAAAACGAGGATATTTTTAAGTCTTGTTTTCCAAGTTTTTTCTATTCTCTTGAATGAAAGAGTTTTTTTATCGTAAAAATACTTTGCCTTTTTCATAAGGTATTTTGGCTAAATTTGCCACAAAAGTAATTAATTCGCAGATAATATGCGATTACTCGCTGGTTATTGTTAACAAGAGGGTGTGAATTTGAAATAGAAAAATAATGAAATCGAAAGTTATTCGTCAACAATTTTTAGACTTTTTTGAAGGTAAAAATCACCATACTGTTTCATCGGCTCCTATGGTAGTTAAAGATGATCCTACTCTTATGTTTACCAATGCTGGTATGAATCAATTTAAGGATTATTTTTTGGGCAATTCTAATCCGAAATATGCTAGGGTTTGCGATACTCAAAAATGTTTGAGAGTTTCTGGAAAGCATAATGATTTAGAAGAAGTCGGTTATGATACCTATCACCATACCATGTTTGAGATGCTTGGTAATTGGTCTTTTGGAGATTACTTTAAAAAAGATGCTATCGAATGGGCATGGGAGTTGTTAACTGAAGTTTATAAGATTGATAAGGACAGACTTTATGTTTCTGTTTTTGAAGGAAGTAAGGAAGATAATCTTCAAAAAGATAATGAAGCTTTTGATATTTGGTCAACCCTCATAGATAGTAGTCGAATTATTGATGGCAACAAAAAAGATAATTTTTGGGAGATGGGTGATACAGGTCCTTGTGGTCCTTGCTCAGAAATACACATAGATATTCGTTCTGATGAAGAACGTAGTAAAGTAGATGGCAAAACCTTAGTAAATGCTGATCATCCTCAAGTTATTGAGGTTTGGAATTTGGTCTTTATGCAATACAACCGCAAATCCGACGGTAGTTTAGAAAAATTACCTCAAACGCATGTCGATACGGGTATGGGTTTCGAGCGTTTGTGTATGGTTTTACAAGGTGTGCAATCCAATTATGATACGGACATTTTTCAACCTTTGATTCAAAAGATAGCATCGCTTTCAAACAAAATATATGGTAAAGATGAAAAAGATGACATTGCTATGCGTGTTATTGCTGATCATCTCAGAGCGGTATCTTTTTCTATTGCCGATGGTCAATTGCCATCAAATACTGGTGCTGGTTACGTTATTAGACGAATTTTAAGACGTGCTGTACGTTATGCTTTTACCTTTTTAGATGCTAAAGAACCATTCATGTATCAACTGGTTGAGGTCCTAGTTCAAAATATGGGCGGTCAGTTTGAGGAACTCAACTCTCAATTTGAGCTTATTCAAAAAGTCATTCAAGAAGAAGAAAATTCCTTTCTCAATACCTTAGATGTGGGAATCGCTAGATTTGAAAGTCTTCAAGTCAACAACGATGTTCTTTCTGGAAAAGATGCTTTTGAGTTATACGATACTTACGGATTTCCAATTGACCTTACTCAGTTACTAGCTCAGGAAAAAGGTTTTCAGGTCAATATTGATGAGTTCAATTCATTTTTAGAAGAACAGAAAAATCGATCACGTCAAGCTTCGTCTTTAGAAACTGAAGATTGGGTAGTAATTTACGAGGACGAAGTTGAGGAGTTTGTTGGTTACGACCTAACAGAATCTAAGGTTAAGATTGTAAGACACAGAAAGGTTAAGCAAAAGGGCGAAGAATTTTATCAATTGGTTTTTAATTTAACACCGTTTTATCCAGAGGGAGGCGGTCAGGTTGGTGATACTGGTACTCTTTCAAGTGACAATGAAACTATTGAGATTTTAGATACTAAAAAGGAAAATAACTTAATTGTTCATTTCTGTACTGAATTACCAAAGAATACTTCTGCAAAATTTGTTGCTAAAGTAGATATTGATAAAAGAAATAGAACAGCCAATAATCATACCGCAACACACCTTTTACATGAAACACTTAGAGAAGTTTTAGGAGATCATGTTAGTCAAAAAGGTTCTTTAGTTAATGCTGAATATTTGCGTTTTGATTTTTCGCATTTCTCTAAAGTTTCATCTGAGGAAATAAAGCTTATTGAAGATAAGGTTAATCAAAAAATACGTCAGAATTTATTACTTGAAGAACACCGTAATTTGCCCATTGAAAAAGCACAAGAAATGGGTGCTATGGCATTATTTGGTGAAAAGTATGGCGATGTAGTGCGTGTAATAAAGTTTGGCACATCGGCAGAATTATGTGGAGGTATTCACGTACCATCTACTAGTCATATAGGCTTGTTCAAAATAGTTTCTGAAAGCGCTGTAGCTTCTGGAATAAGAAGGGTAGAGGCAATTTCTTCTGAACAAGCCATGTCGTTCTATGAGGACAGACTAAGCATGATAAATGAGCTAGGAACTATGCTCAAAACACAGGACGTGATGAAGTCTGTTCGTCAGTTGATAGAAGAAAATCAACAACTAAATAAAAAGGTTGCACAACTGAATACTGCAAAGGCTGGAGATTTAAAAACTGATTTGTTAAAAGAGTCCAAAGAGATTAATGGTGTAGATTTTATTGCCAAATCGGTAGAGCTTGATGCTAAGACCATTAAAAACTTAGCTTTTGAGCTAACCAAGTCTAATGACAATCTTCTTTTAGTATTAGCTTCACAAACTGATGGTAAAGTAACGCTTACTATTGCACTTTCTGAAAAGCTATCTCAAGCCAAAGGCTTGCATGCAGGTAATATGGTAAGAGAGTTAGCTCAAGAAATTAAAGGTGGTGGGGGTGGTCAAGCATTTTTTGCTACCGCAGGAGGTAAAGATGCTTCAGGAATTCCTACTGTCTTGCAAAAGGCTGAAGATTACCTTTAAAAATAGTAGTGCATAGCACCTTCTTTTAGGGCGTATTTTGAGCGTATTATGTCTTGAATATCAAATTCTCTCAATACAAAATTGATGAGTAAAACTGATAGAACTATCATATCAGCTCGCATAGTAACGATTCCTTTGGTATTTAGTCTTTCAGCAAGTGTACTTTGAATCAGAAAATCTTGAGCCCACTTATAGTGTTCCAAATCGAGGTCACAAGATGATTTATTATTTTTCAATTCTAAATTATTGAATTTATATCCAATCATTTCTACTAAGGTATCAAATGAACCCGATGAGCCAATCAATGTTTTGCATGGAAAGGCTTGGATATTCTCAATCAAATCTTTTAGCTCACTTTTCAAGTGATGCTCAATCGTTTGTATTTCTTCTTGAGTAATAGGATCTTTGGGTTTGAATAATTCTTTAAGTCTTGAAACCCCTAATTGATAACTTTTTTTCCATTGAACACCCTCTGCATTGGCAATTATAAATTCAGTACTACCACCACCAATATCCATTATGAGCTTATAATCTAAGTCAAATTGTATTGTTTTTTTGACACCTTGATAAATCAGTTCTGCTTCTTTATCTCCATCGATAACTTCTATTTTTAAAGCTAGTTTTTCAAAAACTTCGCTGACAAAATCACCACCATTTTTTGTGGAACGTATAGCAGACGTAGCAAAAGCTCTTACCTTATCCACCTTATGTTCTTTTATAGTAATTAGGTGGTCTTCTAAGGCTTTAATTCCTCTCTGGTAAGGAGCTTGAGCAATGATACCTTTATCTATACCTCCTTCTCCTAATTTAACAGCAATTTTATTTTTAAAAATGGTTTTTTGACTTTCACCTGTTTTATCACAAATCAATAAATTAAATGTGTTTGTTCCTAAGTCAATGATAGCAATTCGCATATTTTAATCTGTATATTTTAACCATTTCCACAACTCTTTGTAGCTAATCTTTTTGCCGTACATAAGAATGCCTACTCTATAAATTTTTGCTGCTACCCAAGTGGTTAGTAAGAATCCACCTATCAACAGACTTATGGAAAGTATTAACTCGTGTAGTGGTACTCCAAAGGGAATTCTTGCTATCATAATAATAGGCGATGTAAACGGAATCATAGATAGCCAATATGCTAAACCACCATGAGGGTTGTCAATTACTACTTGCACTAGTACAAAGGAAACAATGAGTGGTATAGTGATAGGGACAATAAACTGTTGGCTATCTGTTTCTTGATCTGATGCAGAGCCAATGGCAGCGAATAAGGAACCGTACAACAAATATCCCCCAATAAAATAAATGAGGAAAACAAACAACAAAGATTTTATTGGCAATGCCATTAAAGATGTGCTTATTTCAGAGGATAAAACTGCTTCGTTGGCATTTAAGTTCGTCACATCTATGTCTGCAGAAATGAAGCCGTTAGCTATTAAAAGAAAAACAAAGCCTAGTATTATCCACATAGCAAATTGACTCAAGCCGACCAGGGCAACACTAATAATTTTGCCTAACATCAGTTCAAATGGTTTTACTGATGATATAATAATTTCAACAATTCTATTGGTTTTTTCTTCTATCACACTTCGCATGACCATAGTGCCGTACATAAAGATGAATATGTATATTAAAAATCCACCTACTAGACCTATTCCGAAACTAGCTTCGGAATTACCTTTTGTGTTTTCTCCTTGTTCATCAACAACATAAGTTTTGATTGTTGACTTACTTTCAGATTTCTTTATTTGGTCAGGATTTATGCCACTCTGTAAGAGGTATATATTCGTTAATTTTTTATCGATTTGATTTTCTACATTTTGTTTGATGGACAAACTCATCTGATTAATCGAATATACTTCTACGTTACTTTCTATCTGTTGTATTGAATCAATTTCTGGAATGTGTAACAGAAAGTCATAGGTTTCAATTAATGTGGTTTTATGTTGTTCTAAGTTCAATTCATTGAGATAGGTATACTCTAGATTGTGACTTGAAGTTAAACGAAATTCATTGAACTTATTATTATCAATAATTGCTATCGTGGTCTTATCTTCACTACTTGAAGCTAGTAGTATAGGAATAACAAATACTCCAATCATAAACAAAGGAGTTAAAAGAGTCATAATTATAAAACTCTTCTTTCTAACCCTAGACAGGTATTCTCTTTTTATAATTAGAAATAGTTTATTCATTATTTACAGATTGTATGAACACATCATTTATAGTAGGTAGTTTTTCATTAAAGCTAGTGACATTAACCTGCTCTACGAGTTGTTTAATTAAAGTATGGGTATTTTCTTTATTCTTAGCCCTAAATATTCCGTACCTTGACTCTATCACTAGTGTGTCGAAGTGCTGAATTTCATTTTGGATAGTGCCTTCAAATTGAACCTCGAAGATGTGTTCTTTAAAGTTATTTTTTATTTCATTGACACTTCCTTTAAGAATACATTGTCCCGAGTTGATTAAGGCTATGTCGTCACATAGTTCTTCTACCGATTCCATTCGATGGGTCGATAAAATTATAGTACTTCCATTTTCTTTTAGTGCAATAATTTCGTTTTTAATAATTTCACTATTAATAGGGTCAAAACCTGTAAATGGTTCATCTAAAATAATAAGTTTTGGCTGGTGTAATACGGTGCTAACAAATTGTACTTTTTGCGCCATACCCTTGGAAAGTTCTTCTACTTTCTTATTCAGCCAATCCAACATATCTAACTTTTTGAACCACTGATGGATTTTTTGTTTAGCCTCGTTTTTTGACAGACCTTTTAGCTGAGCTAAGTAAAGGCACTGTTCGCCTACTTTCATACTCTTATACAAGCCTCTTTCTTCTGGCAAATAGCCAATGTTTTGGATATGTTCTCTTTTAAAACGTTCACCACAAAAAAGAATTTCTCCCTTGTCTGGAGCTGTAATTTGATTGATAATTCTTATTAGTGTCGTCTTGCCAGCACCATTAGGTCCTAATAGACCGAAAATTTTTCCTTCATTAACATTCAAAGAAATGGAGTCCAGAGCTTTTTTATTTTCATACTCTTTTATTACATGCTTGATTTCTAGTATGTTCATTCTTCAAGTAAACTAATGGAGTAGGGTTCTAATTCTACCATTCCTTTTAATTTTTGTTTGTTGACTTTGACTATTTTGCTGGTAGGCTTTGCATAGTATTGAGTCATTTCACAATTACCTATTATTGAGCTCAAATCTGTAGAAATAAGTTCTTCAGATAAATTGACAATGAGAAGTTTAGCTTTTCCTTTTTCATAACTGATATAGGCGTGAATAGGTGTAAAAGTAATATTTTTTTCTTCACTTAAATTATTCGGATTTTCTTTACTTTTTGCTTTGTAGTTGAGGTTCCATTTTTTAGTATTTACATTAATTTGATAAAGTTGCTCGGCATTGTGGGTTAGCTTATTCCAAATAGCGGTTACTATGCCACTAGTTGTTGGTTGTAGGTAGGTGCTGTCTTTAGTCATTAGTTGAAGAGCTGAAAATACAGGAAAGCTTTCTGCACCTATACTATGAAAATGAAACATTTCTGCCTTTGTTTTTCTTAACAGTTGATTGATTTGACTTGAAACTAGTAGTCCGTGTGCCCAAGTGTTATTTATAGTATAAGGTTTTTGTTCAATCATATTGAATTCAGTAACCCAAGTAGTGAATGGTTGTGTGGTATTCCATCTCCAGTTTTTAAGCTTAAATTCTAAGTCTAGCATCGGGTAAGCTACAAGT encodes the following:
- a CDS encoding 1,4-dihydroxy-6-naphthoate synthase; protein product: MKLTLAYSPCPNDTFIFDAMVHHKVDTEGLEFEVQLHDVEALNVMAFDNKVDVTKLSYNAFLHLFKKYALLSSGSALGEKCGPLLIAKQDMIKSFNAQSLVAIPGKYTTANSLFSLAFPNNTNTKEMLFSEIEDAVLKGEVDAGVIIHENRFTYQEKGLEKLMDLGEYWEEQTQLPIPLGGIVVSKSLDSSVQKKIQRVLRRSIEFAFKFPQESHDYVKQHAQEMDIDVMNSHIQLYVNEYSLELGNKGREAVYYLFDSKGISKNDLEII
- a CDS encoding MerR family transcriptional regulator, whose product is MPYKDKPIEKLYYSIGEVSKTLNVNVSLVRFWEKEFDILQPKKNKKGNRMFTAADFENLKLIFHLVKERGFTLEGAKNKLKENKEDTINNFEIISRLKEIRSFLVELKEGL
- a CDS encoding M23 family metallopeptidase, yielding MKKAKYFYDKKTLSFKRIEKTWKTRLKNILVFLSASSFFGLLMVIAAFNFFDSPKEKMLKRELDKLVLEYELMDKNLVQLAAVLENIKDRDDNIYRVIFEADPIPNSIRKAGIGGVNRYKDLEGYNNSDLLISTSKKIDQISKQLYIQSKSFDEVIDMALKKSEMMASIPAIQPVKNKELKRIASGYGRRIDPYYKKLKFHYGVDFSAPKGTPIYATGNGTVAKVQKSRRGFGNHVVINHGFGYESLYAHMTKYTVRKGQKVKRGDIIGYVGSSGKSTAPHLHYEVHKDGKKINPAYYFHNDLSPEEFDRMLELSSQENQSFD
- the alaS gene encoding alanine--tRNA ligase; the encoded protein is MKSKVIRQQFLDFFEGKNHHTVSSAPMVVKDDPTLMFTNAGMNQFKDYFLGNSNPKYARVCDTQKCLRVSGKHNDLEEVGYDTYHHTMFEMLGNWSFGDYFKKDAIEWAWELLTEVYKIDKDRLYVSVFEGSKEDNLQKDNEAFDIWSTLIDSSRIIDGNKKDNFWEMGDTGPCGPCSEIHIDIRSDEERSKVDGKTLVNADHPQVIEVWNLVFMQYNRKSDGSLEKLPQTHVDTGMGFERLCMVLQGVQSNYDTDIFQPLIQKIASLSNKIYGKDEKDDIAMRVIADHLRAVSFSIADGQLPSNTGAGYVIRRILRRAVRYAFTFLDAKEPFMYQLVEVLVQNMGGQFEELNSQFELIQKVIQEEENSFLNTLDVGIARFESLQVNNDVLSGKDAFELYDTYGFPIDLTQLLAQEKGFQVNIDEFNSFLEEQKNRSRQASSLETEDWVVIYEDEVEEFVGYDLTESKVKIVRHRKVKQKGEEFYQLVFNLTPFYPEGGGQVGDTGTLSSDNETIEILDTKKENNLIVHFCTELPKNTSAKFVAKVDIDKRNRTANNHTATHLLHETLREVLGDHVSQKGSLVNAEYLRFDFSHFSKVSSEEIKLIEDKVNQKIRQNLLLEEHRNLPIEKAQEMGAMALFGEKYGDVVRVIKFGTSAELCGGIHVPSTSHIGLFKIVSESAVASGIRRVEAISSEQAMSFYEDRLSMINELGTMLKTQDVMKSVRQLIEENQQLNKKVAQLNTAKAGDLKTDLLKESKEINGVDFIAKSVELDAKTIKNLAFELTKSNDNLLLVLASQTDGKVTLTIALSEKLSQAKGLHAGNMVRELAQEIKGGGGGQAFFATAGGKDASGIPTVLQKAEDYL
- a CDS encoding phosphatase → MRIAIIDLGTNTFNLLICDKTGESQKTIFKNKIAVKLGEGGIDKGIIAQAPYQRGIKALEDHLITIKEHKVDKVRAFATSAIRSTKNGGDFVSEVFEKLALKIEVIDGDKEAELIYQGVKKTIQFDLDYKLIMDIGGGSTEFIIANAEGVQWKKSYQLGVSRLKELFKPKDPITQEEIQTIEHHLKSELKDLIENIQAFPCKTLIGSSGSFDTLVEMIGYKFNNLELKNNKSSCDLDLEHYKWAQDFLIQSTLAERLNTKGIVTMRADMIVLSVLLINFVLREFDIQDIIRSKYALKEGAMHYYF
- a CDS encoding ABC transporter permease produces the protein MTLLTPLFMIGVFVIPILLASSSEDKTTIAIIDNNKFNEFRLTSSHNLEYTYLNELNLEQHKTTLIETYDFLLHIPEIDSIQQIESNVEVYSINQMSLSIKQNVENQIDKKLTNIYLLQSGINPDQIKKSESKSTIKTYVVDEQGENTKGNSEASFGIGLVGGFLIYIFIFMYGTMVMRSVIEEKTNRIVEIIISSVKPFELMLGKIISVALVGLSQFAMWIILGFVFLLIANGFISADIDVTNLNANEAVLSSEISTSLMALPIKSLLFVFLIYFIGGYLLYGSLFAAIGSASDQETDSQQFIVPITIPLIVSFVLVQVVIDNPHGGLAYWLSMIPFTSPIIMIARIPFGVPLHELILSISLLIGGFLLTTWVAAKIYRVGILMYGKKISYKELWKWLKYTD
- a CDS encoding ATP-binding cassette domain-containing protein; the protein is MNILEIKHVIKEYENKKALDSISLNVNEGKIFGLLGPNGAGKTTLIRIINQITAPDKGEILFCGERFKREHIQNIGYLPEERGLYKSMKVGEQCLYLAQLKGLSKNEAKQKIHQWFKKLDMLDWLNKKVEELSKGMAQKVQFVSTVLHQPKLIILDEPFTGFDPINSEIIKNEIIALKENGSTIILSTHRMESVEELCDDIALINSGQCILKGSVNEIKNNFKEHIFEVQFEGTIQNEIQHFDTLVIESRYGIFRAKNKENTHTLIKQLVEQVNVTSFNEKLPTINDVFIQSVNNE